In a genomic window of Borrelia maritima:
- a CDS encoding AAA family ATPase, which yields MFLRKIVLLGFKSFLNRQEFEIGENLSFIVGPNGCGKSNLIDAVRFCMGEDNLKFLRVEDISDLISVSKLGKSNFAEITLFFSNVNYEKSNLREFGENFYIRRRLYKDGSSEYYFNNKILNFQDYNRLLNRFNFKKSPYMFITQGRVEDISLARSVNLKSLIEQASGIDVLKIEEEEALKNFKQSNQNLLSLLSLQEDLRQKYDNIKNVYLLRKKHQDLSQKLETLEKTITLKKLFNINFDLNVLKSELNLDGLSKFLSSGFKQKLEFYSFREKNVISNIQALEKDIELMKSKIIGLEIKIQKLEQEKAIKISLEDKFVKSKSKFEEKKKSINDDLCQSNSLLKEKKNEFFSLSDEINKYTKSFFELVDLILSVLKSAKSEEFILLKENILDSLKLFEESLSIKYIKEIRVNLIKYISKDENLLALLKDKIEPIFDQNVNLKKFLLEKNALKANIAKEITTIERLIEEKTLQLNDVLGELEYVELSKFKNLDEIKLIDGNLEFLFESKNSLDEEFKSLYLKLENLNLEKSDIQLNLSSLIGSSKFSNEPLQEKDLNSLSFLNDFKKTNYYEYIKKQTEYEFLLNSNLSIKNEIENFNISNQMSNKFDLEEDLATRKLLQKEINAINLGDYVFFNIDKEFDETKDRFEKVSLQVEDLKLSKYSLQKLQKKIKNEINKKFKEAFDEINKNFSYFFKKIFKGSAALFYNENIDNVEIRINFSNKFVKNNNMLSGGESTLVSMAFLFALYYYSPACFCMLDEIDAALDFENSKKLSLLLKELGEKIQLLVITHNAYVSAGGENLIGITLDNGESRVFNI from the coding sequence TTGTTTTTAAGAAAAATAGTACTTTTGGGGTTTAAATCTTTTTTAAATAGACAAGAGTTTGAAATAGGGGAAAATTTAAGCTTTATTGTGGGTCCTAATGGATGTGGGAAGAGCAATCTTATTGATGCTGTACGTTTTTGCATGGGAGAAGATAATTTAAAATTTTTAAGGGTTGAAGATATTTCTGATTTAATTTCTGTTTCAAAATTAGGAAAATCAAATTTTGCAGAAATAACTCTTTTTTTTAGTAATGTTAACTACGAAAAATCTAATTTAAGGGAATTTGGAGAAAATTTTTACATCCGCAGGCGTCTTTATAAGGATGGATCAAGTGAGTATTATTTTAATAATAAAATTTTAAATTTTCAAGATTATAATAGACTTTTGAATAGGTTTAATTTTAAAAAATCGCCTTATATGTTTATAACTCAAGGTAGGGTTGAAGATATTTCTTTGGCAAGAAGCGTAAATCTTAAATCTTTGATTGAACAAGCAAGCGGAATAGATGTTTTAAAAATTGAAGAAGAGGAGGCACTGAAAAATTTTAAGCAATCTAATCAAAATTTATTATCTTTGTTATCTTTGCAAGAAGATCTAAGGCAAAAGTACGATAACATAAAAAATGTTTATCTTTTAAGAAAAAAACATCAAGATTTAAGTCAAAAATTAGAAACTTTAGAAAAAACAATAACATTAAAAAAGCTTTTCAATATTAATTTTGATCTTAATGTCTTGAAAAGTGAATTAAATTTAGATGGTTTGAGTAAATTTTTATCTTCTGGGTTTAAGCAAAAGTTAGAATTTTATTCGTTTAGAGAAAAAAATGTTATTAGCAATATTCAAGCTTTAGAAAAAGATATTGAGCTTATGAAGTCTAAAATTATTGGGCTAGAGATTAAAATTCAAAAATTAGAACAAGAAAAGGCAATAAAGATAAGTTTGGAAGATAAGTTTGTAAAGAGTAAATCTAAGTTTGAAGAGAAAAAAAAATCTATAAATGACGATTTATGTCAGTCAAATAGTTTGCTTAAAGAAAAGAAAAATGAATTTTTTTCTTTAAGCGATGAGATTAATAAATATACTAAAAGTTTTTTTGAACTTGTTGATTTAATTTTATCTGTATTAAAGAGTGCCAAATCGGAAGAGTTTATTTTATTAAAAGAAAATATATTAGATTCTCTTAAGCTTTTTGAAGAATCATTGAGTATAAAATATATTAAAGAGATTAGAGTAAATTTAATCAAGTATATAAGTAAGGATGAGAATCTGTTGGCTTTATTGAAGGATAAAATTGAGCCTATTTTCGATCAAAATGTTAATTTAAAAAAATTTTTACTAGAGAAAAATGCTTTAAAAGCAAATATCGCTAAAGAGATAACAACTATTGAGAGATTAATTGAAGAAAAGACGCTTCAGTTAAATGATGTATTAGGCGAGCTTGAATATGTAGAACTTTCTAAATTCAAAAATTTGGACGAAATTAAACTTATAGATGGTAATTTAGAATTTTTATTTGAATCTAAGAATAGTCTTGATGAGGAGTTTAAAAGTTTATATTTAAAGCTTGAAAATTTAAATTTAGAAAAGAGCGATATTCAGCTAAATTTAAGCAGTCTTATTGGTTCTTCAAAATTTAGTAATGAGCCTTTACAGGAGAAAGATTTAAACTCTTTAAGCTTTTTAAATGATTTTAAAAAAACTAATTATTATGAATATATAAAAAAACAGACAGAATATGAATTTCTTTTAAACTCTAATTTAAGCATTAAAAATGAAATAGAAAATTTCAATATTTCTAATCAAATGTCTAATAAATTTGATTTGGAAGAAGATCTTGCAACCAGAAAGCTATTACAAAAAGAGATCAATGCAATCAATCTGGGTGATTATGTATTTTTCAATATTGATAAAGAATTTGATGAAACTAAGGATCGGTTTGAAAAAGTAAGTTTACAAGTAGAAGATTTAAAGCTTTCAAAATATTCATTACAAAAGCTTCAAAAAAAAATAAAAAATGAGATTAATAAAAAATTTAAAGAAGCATTTGATGAGATTAATAAAAATTTTTCTTATTTTTTTAAAAAAATTTTTAAAGGATCCGCCGCTCTTTTTTATAATGAAAATATTGATAATGTTGAGATTAGAATAAATTTTTCAAACAAATTTGTTAAAAACAATAATATGCTTTCAGGAGGTGAGAGCACCTTGGTTAGTATGGCTTTCTTATTTGCACTTTATTATTACTCTCCTGCTTGTTTTTGTATGCTTGATGAAATAGATGCAGCTCTTGATTTTGAGAATAGTAAAAAACTTTCTTTACTTTTAAAAGAATTGGGGGAAAAAATTCAACTTTTAGTAATAACTCATAATGCATATGTTTCTGCTGGTGGTGAAAATTTAATAGGTATTACACTTGATAATGGTGAAAGTAGAGTGTTTAATATATAA
- a CDS encoding ribonuclease HII: MICGIDEVGRGCIFGPIISAAVVFKKPPSFIKELDDSKKLKKEKREYLSSLILENSYYAFAEISNVIIEKINIHNASLLAMQTAYENLKLNCNLVLVDGKFVPKITAKTVKAIIKGDSIINEIKAASIIAKVKRDKLMDEYDKIYPLYLLKKNKGYPTKEHKNAIKKYGVLSLHRKTFKLN, from the coding sequence ATGATTTGCGGAATAGATGAAGTTGGAAGAGGTTGTATTTTTGGGCCTATCATAAGTGCCGCTGTAGTTTTCAAAAAGCCTCCTAGCTTTATAAAAGAGCTGGATGATTCTAAAAAACTAAAAAAAGAAAAAAGAGAATACTTGTCCTCATTAATACTTGAAAACTCATATTACGCATTCGCTGAGATTTCAAATGTAATAATAGAAAAAATAAATATTCACAACGCATCTCTTCTTGCAATGCAAACTGCATACGAAAACCTAAAATTAAATTGCAATTTGGTGCTTGTAGATGGCAAATTTGTTCCAAAAATAACAGCAAAAACTGTAAAAGCAATAATTAAAGGAGACTCAATAATAAACGAAATAAAAGCTGCTTCAATTATTGCTAAAGTTAAAAGAGATAAACTGATGGATGAATACGATAAAATTTACCCATTATATCTACTTAAAAAAAATAAAGGGTACCCCACAAAAGAACATAAAAATGCAATAAAGAAATATGGGGTTTTAAGCCTTCATAGAAAAACTTTTAAACTAAACTAA
- a CDS encoding DUF3276 family protein, translating into MGERGEVYSEKLFTESERTYFFNVKENRKGDYFLNIVESKRSPSGDFERHSIFVYEENIGEFETNLLKAIAVIKQKVSKGSIGSSSRQYNKGHGEYGGGGDRSKLDDSRFQKKSHLSGGRFKKKDY; encoded by the coding sequence ATGGGAGAGAGAGGGGAAGTATACTCTGAGAAGCTATTTACAGAGTCTGAGAGAACTTATTTTTTTAATGTCAAGGAAAATAGAAAAGGAGATTATTTTTTAAATATTGTAGAGAGCAAAAGAAGTCCAAGTGGAGATTTTGAAAGACATTCTATTTTTGTATATGAAGAAAATATAGGTGAGTTTGAAACTAATTTACTTAAGGCAATAGCGGTTATTAAGCAGAAAGTGTCTAAAGGATCTATTGGTTCTTCTTCTAGGCAATATAATAAAGGGCATGGTGAATATGGAGGAGGAGGAGATAGATCTAAATTAGACGATTCTAGATTTCAGAAGAAATCTCATTTATCAGGCGGTCGATTTAAAAAGAAAGATTATTAA
- a CDS encoding queuosine precursor transporter: MLNEILWFAMLITAYSFLIIIFVFFKKNGLFAWVAVAIIIANIQVLKQITIFGINATLGNIIYASSYIATDILSEFYGKKTSKKAVYIGFISFIIFAVLTNAQIHFMSNRTQENFKSLENIFSSIPALLLASITAYLVSQLNDVYLYQFIKKKFPRFLFFRTNGSTLISSLIDTIIFVSIATHFKVFPKQIFLDIIISTYLIKGLAGILGTPFIYFAKYVKLQK, translated from the coding sequence ATGCTTAATGAAATTTTATGGTTTGCTATGCTAATTACTGCTTATTCATTTTTGATCATTATATTCGTTTTTTTTAAAAAAAACGGATTATTTGCATGGGTTGCAGTGGCAATTATCATAGCAAACATTCAAGTTTTAAAACAAATTACAATATTTGGGATTAATGCTACTTTGGGGAATATTATTTATGCATCGTCATATATTGCAACAGATATTCTCTCAGAATTTTATGGGAAAAAAACTTCAAAAAAAGCCGTTTATATTGGATTTATTAGCTTTATTATCTTTGCAGTATTAACAAATGCCCAAATTCACTTTATGTCAAATAGAACTCAAGAAAATTTTAAAAGCTTAGAAAACATTTTTTCTTCAATACCAGCTTTACTATTAGCCTCTATTACTGCATATCTAGTATCCCAATTAAACGATGTATACCTATATCAGTTTATTAAAAAAAAATTTCCTAGGTTTTTATTTTTCAGAACTAACGGATCAACACTCATAAGTAGTTTAATAGATACAATAATTTTTGTAAGCATAGCAACCCATTTTAAAGTATTTCCAAAACAAATTTTCTTAGATATAATAATTTCAACATATCTAATTAAAGGTTTAGCAGGAATTTTAGGAACACCTTTTATATATTTTGCAAAATATGTAAAACTTCAAAAATAA
- a CDS encoding queuosine precursor transporter, protein MNNDIFDLSLWTGVFLFTYITLGILYRFFGKSGLFCFNAIISTISNIIILRNLKAFGMPLNLSGINFLSALFSLNLIVEKYSKKEATNSVILSLLLNITFTIMINFMILFNHNKLDTADIHFKILFNNFTYILTILIGTYVFFLSQYINVLLYNYFKQIKIKSLWIIHPLSRLISGYLANLLISISINTIFKFYPETKNIELIKGSLILTLTIIIIDTVFYLFLTSWEKIREV, encoded by the coding sequence ATGAATAACGATATATTTGATTTAAGTTTGTGGACGGGGGTTTTTCTCTTTACATATATAACATTGGGAATTCTTTACCGATTTTTTGGAAAATCTGGTCTTTTTTGTTTCAATGCAATTATTTCAACAATATCAAATATTATAATACTAAGAAATTTAAAAGCATTTGGAATGCCCTTAAATCTATCCGGTATCAATTTTTTATCGGCATTATTCTCCTTAAACTTAATAGTAGAAAAATACAGCAAAAAAGAAGCAACAAATTCTGTAATATTAAGTCTTTTGCTAAACATAACTTTTACAATTATGATTAATTTCATGATACTATTCAATCATAATAAATTAGACACGGCAGATATTCATTTTAAAATATTGTTCAATAATTTTACATACATTTTAACAATATTAATTGGAACCTATGTGTTTTTTTTATCCCAATATATAAACGTCTTACTATATAATTATTTTAAACAAATAAAAATAAAATCTTTATGGATAATTCATCCTTTGTCAAGATTAATTTCTGGATATCTGGCTAATTTACTAATTTCAATATCTATAAATACAATATTTAAATTCTATCCCGAAACAAAAAATATTGAACTTATAAAAGGTTCTCTAATTCTTACATTGACAATAATTATAATCGATACCGTTTTTTATTTATTCTTAACTTCTTGGGAAAAAATAAGAGAAGTTTAA
- the ung gene encoding uracil-DNA glycosylase: protein MKVKIEKSWEEVLSNEFNKEYFKKLVRFIKHEYKTKKGKIFPPPKLIFNAFNSLPFKDIKVVIIGQDPYHGKNQANGLAFSVDSEIKIPPSLQNIFKEIENSLKIKTIPNGDLKRWATQGVFLINTILTVEEGKPSSHKAIGWEIFTDEVIKIISKNLKNIVFMLWGNLARSKKSLIDPTKHLILETSHPSPYSANNGFLGSNHFINALNYLKKHNKNKINFQ, encoded by the coding sequence ATGAAAGTAAAAATTGAAAAGTCTTGGGAAGAAGTTTTAAGTAATGAATTTAACAAAGAATACTTTAAAAAACTTGTAAGATTTATAAAACATGAATATAAAACAAAAAAGGGGAAAATATTTCCTCCTCCAAAACTTATATTCAATGCCTTTAATTCTTTGCCATTTAAAGACATAAAAGTAGTAATAATTGGACAAGATCCATATCATGGAAAAAACCAAGCAAATGGACTTGCTTTTTCTGTAGATTCAGAAATTAAAATTCCACCGTCTTTGCAAAACATATTTAAAGAAATAGAAAATAGTTTAAAAATAAAAACCATCCCAAACGGAGATTTAAAGAGATGGGCAACTCAGGGTGTATTTCTAATAAATACAATCTTAACGGTCGAAGAAGGCAAACCTTCCTCTCACAAAGCTATTGGATGGGAAATTTTTACAGATGAAGTAATAAAAATAATCTCTAAAAATTTAAAAAATATTGTGTTTATGCTCTGGGGCAATTTAGCAAGAAGTAAAAAAAGCCTCATTGACCCAACAAAGCATCTAATTCTTGAAACAAGCCATCCATCTCCATATTCAGCAAACAATGGATTTTTAGGATCAAACCACTTTATCAATGCTTTAAATTATTTAAAAAAACACAATAAAAATAAAATAAACTTTCAATAA